AGCCATACCATTGCTTCAGCGGGGCGGAGATGGCACTCAGCGCGCCCGGGGACGTGCTGCTCACCCAAAGCACGGCCGTCGTCAGGATGATCAGCAGGAGCACGGCGTAAATGATCGCCCGCTCGATCTTCCACGAGACGGTGGACTTGGGCGTCAGGTGCCGCCAGGGATCGCCGAGGGTCTCGGCGAGTCCTCCGCAGCCGCATACCCAGGAACAGTACCACCGCTTGCCGTAGAAATAAGTCAGCACGGGTGTGGCGATGAAGGAGCAGACCACGCCCCAGAAAACCATGAACGAGCCCAGGGCGCCGGGACTGTTGACGAGGTAATCCACCGTGCCGGGAAACAGGTAGTCGTACTTCAGCGGCCAGAAATAGCTGAAATAGAACTCCGGCTCGTTCAGGGCGCGGAGGAACTGGGGAAGGACGAAGGCCAGGACCAGCTGGAAGAACATGACCGATATGGTCCGGATGATGTGGTAGCGGTTGTGGCGGTACCGCATGAACATGCGGAAACCGAAGAGCACCACGGCCATGGTGTAAAGGAACCCGTACAGAAACCACTGGTTCGCCGGCTGTCCCGCCAGGACCAGCGACAGCGGTTCGACGAGCGCGATCGCGCGTGCCAGGTATTCGGGCCACCAGTACAGCACGACGTAGAACCCCGTGAGCGCGATGCCCAGCGCCCAGGCTATGGCGCCCCGGTGCGAAGTGTTGCCGAACATGATGCCGTCATGCTTGATGCCGGGCACGGTGTCCTTGTAGGCGAACCAGACGTATCCAATGGTTCCGGCCGACAACAGGCCGAAGGACAGCAGGAATGGCGCCCACGTGCCCGAGAGGGGCGGGCCGAGTAACGAGACGGCGAGGGCGAGAAAGCCCAGTCCGATCACGCCGGCGGAGATCATTCGACCCGGGTTCTTGGGAACCTCGGCCTCGGACGCCGGCTCGCCGAACCCCTCCGTCTCTTCGTCGTAGAAGTACGAGATGGTTTCCGGGTCTATCAACGTCGTTCCAGCGGGCGATGTGCTCATGCGAGTTGCTCCTTTAAAGAGCTTACGATCTCCGTCTCGTGGCGGACGAAAAACTCCGGATCGAAGTTGGCTACTTCCAGGTGATCAAGGACATACGCCACGCTCCGCCGTTCGGCGATCCAGCGTTCGCACACTTCGTGGCGTGCGCGTATTCCCATGAAGTTGAAGGCCTTGATGCACCCGTCGGCACCGACGACGCGGACGGCGTGCCGGTGGGAAGGATGCTCCCAGTAAAGGTGTTGCTCGCCCGGCTGGGGCGTACTCAGGATCATGCCGTAGGTCTGGTACTCCAGGTCGAAGAACTTGGCTGAATTGTACCAGATCCCCGGGTCGTATTCTATTTTCTCCCCGGCCAGCACTTCACCGGCGACCTTGCCCTGCTTCTTGCCCGTGTACCAGACCTGCTGAATCAGGCTGCGGCCTCCGTTCCGGCTGACGATTTCCGCGCAGTCCCCCGCGGCATATATGTCGGGTATGTTCGTGCGGAAGGAATGGTCGACCAGGACGCCCCGGGACGTTTCTATGGGTGTCGACTTGACCAGGTCCGTGTTGGGCGAAACGCCCGGCGTCAGGCCGACCACCTGGCATTCGATCCGATCATCGAACTCGGTGACGACCGCCTCGACCCTTCCCGTACCGTCGTCCACGATTTCCTTCAGATTGGTCTCCCTGATCAGGCCGATACCCTGCTCCTCGATCAGCCGGTTGATCATACCCGACTCTTCCATGGGCAGGATGTTGCACCAGTAGGATGCCTCGCGAATGAGAAACGTGACGTGGATATGCCTTGAATGCAGCATCTCGGCCAGTTCGATGCCGATCAACCCGCCGCCGACGATGACCGCGCGCTTTGCCCGCTCCACGTTCTTATACAACTGCCGCAGGTCTTTCAGGTTGTACAGTCCCTGCACGCCCTCGAGATCCTGTCCGGGCCAGCCAAACTTGTTCGACTTGGCGCCGGTGGCGATAAGCAGTCTGTCGTAGGGCAGCCGCCCGCTACGATGCAGCACCAACTGCTTGTCGTCGATATCGATACCGGTGACCCAGTCCCTTACCAGGTCAAGCCGCTGGTCGCGCCAGAAGCGGTCCTCGAAGGGCTTCGTCGCCTCGTAGGTCATGTGCCCCATGAATATGTACATCAGGGCGGGGCGGGAATAGTGGTAGGCCGATTCACCCGATACCAGCGTGATCTTCCAGTCCGGCTGGAGCTGCCTGAGCCGTGTGGCGGCCGTTACACCGGTTACGCCGTTCCCAATGATCACCGCATGCAATGGTCCACCTCCTGAAGCGATCCCAAAACGATGGTTGTGGTTAACCTGCCTCCGTCAGGCCGTCCGCCCGTAGAACAGCTTCTGTACCTCGGGGCTGTTGCGGACATGGGGCCGGTCCTTGTAGCAGAGCGTGGCGACGTAGCGGGTAATTGGACCCTTGACCGGCGTAACCCGGTGCATGGACCGGTAGCCGACGAAGAGGATCAGCGTACCGGGCTTCACGGCGAGCGTCCGGACGTCGGGGTAGCTGCCGCGCAGTACCTGGTCCACGATATCGTAGCCGTCGCCATCCGCGGGACGTACGTTCGGGGCGTATTCGAAAACGCCGCCCGCTTCAGGCGCCTGAACCATCAGGGTGGTCGTAGCCTCTGATTCGTCGAAGTGCCATCCGTGGTTCTGTCCTTCGCGCATGACGTTAACGGTCAGCGCGGCCAGCGGGTCCGCCATTCGGTAGTATTGTTCCTTGTCGAGTACGTCGGCGACAAAGGACAGAAGCGGATCCCAGGAATACAGCCGGTGCAGGCCGTCGGATGGGCGGATCTGGTCGAAGGCGACCGAATCCAGTTCCGTGGCCTGCAGCCTCCGTCGCGGGTGGTCGGGCGGAAAAGCGTCGTCGTGCTCCTCCAGATAGACATTATGGGGATTCCGGCACGGAAAGGCGTCGGGGGCGGCACGGTCCACCTCGGCCACCATCCGTACCCTGGCCTCCTCCGTGACGAAACCGGGCAGCAGGCAGGCGCTTTGCGCCGCCAGGTCGTCCCTGCACCTCGCGACCAGTACGCTGTACGCCTCCGATCCGGGCCGGTGAATGGGGTAGGTCGTCGCGTCGATGAGGTCCAGCGCCGAATCGTTCAACCCAGGGCTCCCTTTCCGCTTTGCGGTCCCGCCCGGTCCCGCCCGGTCCCGCCTTGACTTCAGCGAACCGTACCGGTAAAATGGACGTTCGTTTTCGACTTTCTTACGCCCGCACCGGCTGCCGCCGCACATGGACGCAGCTGCCTGGCGGAACAACCTCTATCCTCAATATATGGCAATTCCGAGCGATCAAAAAGAAAAGACTGGCCTGGTCCGCCAACTCGGCCTTTTCGACACGACGATGATCATCATCGGCATCGTGATCGGATCGGGAATCTTCCTCACGACCGGCCTGATGGCCAGGGAAATACCGTCCGCGACGCTCATTCTACTGGCCTGGCTGTTCGGCGGCCTGCACGCCCTAGCCGGCGCCCTGGCCTACGGCGAGCTCGGCGCCGCCATGCCCCGGGCGGGCGGCCAGTACGTCTACCTCCGGGAAGCCTACGGTCCGTTCTGCGGTTTTCTGTTCGGCTGGGTGTCCTTCACCATGTACCTGACCGGCATCATCGCCGCCCTCGGCGTGGGATTCGCCGAATACGCGGGGTACTTCATCCCCTCCATCGGGATGGCCAACGTATTCTACGAAACCGAGATCGCCTTTCCCGGCTGGACCTTTCAGTACGTGCTTTCCGCAGGACACCTCACCGCGCTGATCCTGGTCGTCCTGCTCACGGTGGTGAACTATCGCGGTGTCACCTTCAGCAAGTACATCACCAATGTTTCCTCGGTGATCAAGATCGCCGCACTCGGGTTGTTCATCCTTTTCGGCCTCTGGAGCGGGTCCTCGCAGCCGATCGACTTTCGGGTCAACGCGCAGGGAATCGACTTCGGAACCCTGATGGTCGCCTTCGGCGTCGCCCTGATCGCCGTGTCCTGGTCCTTTGCCGGCTGGGAGGAGGTCACCTTCGTCGCCGGCGAGGCCAGGGAGCCCGCGCGGAACCTTCCGCGCGCCCTCGTCCTGGGCACCGCGAGTGTCACCGTGGTCTACCTGCTGGTGAACTACATCTACCTGAAAGCACTGCCGGTCGGGGAAATGGCCGGGGTCGTCCGGGTGGGGGAAGCGGCCGCCAACGTCCTCTTCGGTGAAATCGGCGCCGTACTGCTTTCGGCCGCCATCGTCATATCGATCGTCGGCGCGCTGAACGCCAGCGTCCTGGTGGGGCCCCGCGTCTACTTCGCCATGGCGCGGGACGGGCTGTTCTTCAGGCGGGCGGGCTTGGTACATCCCAGGTACCGCACGCCGGGCCAGGCGGTGATCTTCCAGGCGGCCTGGGCATGCGTACTCACCCTCAGCGGCACCTTCGAAGACCTGATCACCTTCGTCACATTCGCGAATCTCATGCTGTGGATCGCCGGCGCCGCCGCGGTATTCACGTTGCGCAGGAAACGGCCCGACCTGCCCAGGCCCTACAAAACCTGGGGTTACCCGGCCGTCCCCCTGCTGTTCATCGCCGGTTCCGCCGGGATTCTCGTCAACATGCTCTTCGAGACGCCCGTCGAATCCATCGCCGGTCTCGCGCTGACCGCCCTGGGCATCCCCGCCTACCTTTTCCTGCGCAGGCGCACGCGGGCGGCGTCTTAACCGGGCACGAACAGACCAGACTTCCCATGACTGGCCGGCATGCGGCCAACTGCCGCTTTTCTGGTACGAAAGGCCTGCGTCGCCGTGGCTTCCGATCAGGGCACGTAGACTAGGCCGCCCGCGGGGCCGAGGGGCATGCCCATCGCCATCCAGGCCACGAGGAGGAGTGTCCAGATGATGGCGAATACCACGGTATAGGGGAGCATGGTGGAAATCAACGTTCCCATGCCCCCTTTGGGCACAAACTGACGCATGAAAACCAGGATGATCACCAGGTAGGGGTTCAGGGGGGTGATCGTGTTGCTGACGGAGTCGCCGATCCGGTATGCCGCCTGCGTCAGTTCGGGACTGATGCCCACCATCATGAACATGGGTATGAATATGGGCGCGAAGAGGGCGTACTTGGCCGACATGGAACCGATCAGCAGGTTGAATACCAGGGTGACGAGGATGAAGGCGATCATCAGCATCCATGCCGGCATTTGCGCCTGTCCGAGTGCCTGTCCCCCCGCCATCGCCAGCATCTGGCCGAGACCCGAATACTGGAAGTACGCGATGAACTGGGCGGCAAAGAAGGCCAGGACGATGATCGGGGCCATGGTGGCGATCGTTTCGATGAGCAGGCGGGCCGCATCCTTGTCGTTCTTTATGACGCCTACCGAGATCCCGTACACGATACCCGGCAGGAGAAAGCAGAAAAGCAGCAGGGGCACGATGGCCTCCACCCACCGGTCGAACAGATTGCCGGTGCCGTACAGCGGAGCGCCGGGCCACAGGATCATGAACACGATGGCCGAGAGTACCACGCAGAACGCCAGGGACGCCCGGACCATGCCGCGCTTCTCCAGCGCGGTCAACGCGTGCTCGTCCGGCTCTTCCGACGACGCGGGCGCCGGTCCGCCCTCCTCGGGGGACTTGCCCGCCAGGCGCCGCTCGACGAACCAGGCCGTGACGAACCAACCCGCCAGGGTCATGACCACCGTCGACGCGATCATGAAATACCAGTTGCACGTGGCGGCGACCTGGTAGGCCGCGTCGATCGTCTGCGCCCCGGCCGCGGAAAGGCCGGCCAGCAGAGGGTCCAGTCCGGTCACGAACAGATTGGCATTGAATCCCGCGGACACGCCCGCGAAAACGGCGGCCAGCCCGGCCAGCGGGGACCGGCCGACCGCCTTGTACAGCGCCGCCGCCAGCGGCGGCAGTATGACGTAGCCGGCGTCAAGCGTCATGGACGACATGATGCCGATAAACACCATGGCCGGGGTCAGCAACTTGCCCGGGACGGCCAGCATGAACGCCTTGAGCAGGGCGCCGATCATACCCGTCCGCTCCGCCACGCCGATACCCAGCATCCCGACCAGCACGACGCCGAGCGGCGGGAATCGCATGAAGTTCTCCACCATGTTGCCCACGACCCAGAAGAGGCCGTCCCGGGTGAGCAGGCTCGTGGACTTGAAAGTCTTCCCGTTCTCGCGCCACTCCACGCCGGTCGAACCATCTTCCCGGACAACCTGTTCCGGCAGGCGCTGGACCACGGTCCACTCGCCGCGGGCCGCGATATCGGAGAGGACCACGATGAACAGCGCGCCGATCAGAAAGAGCGTCGCAGGATCCGGCAGGCGGTTCCCGACTCGCTCGATGATATCGAGGAATCCGCCGGAACCCGTGGCGCCCGTATAGGGAGGTTGATGCTGGTTATCGGTATTCATGGACTATCACCAATTCTATGGACCTTTTCGTGGTATCTTCAGGCGCGAGGCGCCACAGGCGTGGAGAACCGGTCCTTCCTGCTCATTTCGTAGGTCTCGTCCGCAAAAGGTCGTTCAGGGCGTTCTCCAGGCCGGGATGCCGGAATTCGAAATCCGCTTTCTGCAGGCGTTCGGGTATGACTCGCGCGCTCGCAAGAAGCAGGTCTCTTCCCATTTGGCCGAACAACAGACGGACAACGAAGGCGGGTATCGAAAAGAGGGTCGGACGATGCAGCACCCGACCCAGAATCCGGGTAAACTCCGCGTTGGTGACGGGTTGGGGGGAAACCGCGTTGACGGGACCGGACAGGTCCCCGGATTCCAGGGCAAAATGTATGATGGAAATCAGGTCGTCCCGGGTAATCCAGCTCATGTACTGTCGCCCGTCCCCGACCTTTCCGCCAAGCGCCAGCCGGAAGGGCGTGTGCATGGCGGCCAGTGCGCCTCCCTCTGGAGTCAGCACCATGCCGATGCGCAGGTTTACGACCCGGACCCCGGCGTCGCGGACCGGTTCCGTCGCCGCTTCCCACTGCCTGCATACCTCGGGCAGATAACCGTCCCCCGACGGGGACTCCTCCCCAAGCGGCTCTTCGCCGCGGTTGCCGTAGCATCCGGTTGCCGACGCGGCTACCAGGACCGAAGGGGGCGACGTCATCCCGGCGAGAAACGCACAGAGTTTACGGGTGGTGTCGACGCGGCTGTCCCGTATCCGGTCCTTCTTGGCCCTGGTCCACCGGCCCAGGATCGACTCACCCGCAAGATGGACGACGGCGTCAATGCCGCCTGATTCGTCCCAGTGAAAAATGCCTTCCGAGGTGGACCAGAAGGCCGCGTTCTCGCCGACCAGGTCCCTGGATCTGACCAGGCGAATGACGCGATGGCTCTGCTCCTCGAGTGATGGAATCAGCCGGCGGCCGATCAAACCCGATCCACCGGTAATCAGTATGGTCATAGTGTGGCGAAAGTTAAAACCGCGACCGTGCGGTGTCAAGGTCGGGAAGACCGCGCAACCTCCCAGCCCGGCTATTGTGGTTTGACTCGTTCAGAGGTTTCCCGTAGTATCCAGAAAGAGCGGTACCGAATTAGATCCCAAGCCCGGTAACGTCACGACCGGATACAACTTGATTTGACGGGAAACAGAGACTGGAGAACCGAATTCCCATGCATGTCTACCGGTTGCGGCGTACGCAGATTCTGCCCGTATCCCTGGATACCGCCTGGGATTTCCTGTGTCGTCCGGAACATCTGCGCGACCTGACTCCGCCGGGTGTCGGCCTGACCGTGACTTCCGATCTTCCGGACCGGATGTACCCCGGGCTCATCATCACGTACCGGCTCGGGCTCTACTCGATGTTCTACTTTAACTGGGTTACGGAAATTACTCAGGCAGAACCACTTAGGTATTTCATTGATGAACAGCGATCAGGCCCTTACAAGTTCTGGCATCACGAACACCGGCTGCGGTCCACGGAGCACGGCGTGGAAATGACCGACCTTATCCATTATGCCTTGCCATTTGGATTTCTGGGCCGTATGGTACATGCAGCGATCGTTAAAAACCAACTGAACGCAATTTTCGACTACCGTCGTGAAGTGCTGTCCGAGAAATTCGGTGGTCCCGTTCGCTGAGTTCCCTGGTCCCTGACCTCAACCACGACAGGTACTCCCCGATCTTCCCCTGAACCATGACCGACCTTATCATCGTCCTGCTGCTGGTCGCGTTCAACGGCTTTTTCGTGGCCGCGGAATTCGCCCTGGTGAAGATACGCCTGTCTGAAATCGAGGTGCTGGCGAAGGACGGCAGCCGAACGGCGCAGATCGTTCGTAACATCCTGCACAGCCTTGACACTTACCTCTCTTCGTGTCAACTGGGGGTAACACTCGGAAGCCTTGGGCTCGGCTGGTTCAGCGAACGGACCGTGGCCACGCTGCTCGAACCACTCGTACTTTCCCTGGGTTTCTCCGCAGAGTCCTCCCACCTCATTGCGATTCCGATCGCCTTCGTAATCATGACCTTCCTGCTGATCACGGCGGGGGAGCTTGTCCCAAAATTCGTCGCACTGCAGAAGTACCGGCAGGTGGCCCTGGCCATCGGGATTCCGCTCGTCGTCTTCTACAAGGTGTTCCGGCCATTCATCTGGTTGCTGAACGTCAGTGCCAACCTCATGCTGAGGTGCCTGGGTATACGCATCTCGAACGAGCAAGGTGGATCCATCACCGAGCCCGAATTACGAATGACCCTGGTTACCATGGTGGCTGGAGGCCAGGTCAGCCGGCGGGAACGGCGGATCATGGAAAACGTGCTCGATCTGGAAGAGAAAGTCGCACGCCGGTACATGCTTCCCCGTAACCAGATCGTCTACCTGAACCAGAACGATGAAAAGGAAACGAAGCTACGTGTCGTGGCCGAGTCGGGACATACACGCTTCCCGCTGTGCAACGAGGACCTGGACCAGATCGTCGGGATCATACACGTCAAGGACTTGTTTCGAAACCTGTTCGACGAACAGGGTGTCTCCAGCCTGGAAGAGATCGCACGGGATCCGCTGTTCCTCCCCGAGACCATCAGGCTGGACGCGCTGCTCCTGGAGTTCCAGCGCCGCAACACCATGCTTGCCGTCCTGGTGGACGAGTTCGGTACGGTTTCCGGGATGATCACGCTGGAGAACGTCCTGGAGGAACTGGTAGGCCCCATTCAGGACGAGTTCGACAGTGAAGCGCCGCTCATCGTGCGGACGGGACCCCACCGCTTCGAGGTCGAGGCCAGTTGCCCAATCGACCAGGTCATCCGTGCCTGCGGACTGGAACTACCCGATGAACTGACCTCGGATACCATGGGCGGGGTCATGATCGAACTGCTGGGGCACATCCCCAGACAAGGGGAACAGGTCCGTGCCGGCGCGCACCTGATGACGGCCCTGCGCGTGGAACCGACCCGCGTCCAGCGGCTCAGGATCGATCGGATGGCCGGTTCGGAAGAAAACGAAGCTGGAGACAGCTAAAGGGAAAATGCTACGCCGTCCCACGTACCGAGAGGGGATTGCGCTTCGGAGCTGCCGTGCTACTCAACCTGGCCTAAGCGATCCGGGGCGGAAGCCACGTCCAGTTTACTTCGCGTCTCGGCGGGCAGATTCCAGCCCACCCCACCGCATACCTCCTCCACGTGCTCCGGCAGATCCGGCCCCGTCATGGCAGCCGTCACCTCGGAATGATCCAGGATCCACGCGAAAGCGACCTGCGCGGGGGTTCTGCCAAGCTCTGTCGCGACGTCGATCAGCGTGGCGATGAGCTGATCGACGCCCGGGGTCATGACCTTTCTGAACCGTTCGATATCCTTCGCCCAGATTGATCCCGCGGGAGGGTTCTCACCCCGCCGGCACCGGCCCGAAAGCAGACCGACGGCAATGGGACTGTACGTCATCATCCCCAGTCCGTGCTGGCGGCACCGGTCGAGGATCTCGGTCTCCACGCCGGATCGATGAATCAGGTTGTAGTGGTTCTGCAGGCAGACCGGCGTCGCAAAGCCGTGCTTGTCGGCCACCCACAGCGCCTCGACGACCTGCGCCGCCGTGTAGTTGCACATGCCGATATACCGGGCCTTGCCCTGCCTTACCACGTCGTTCATGGCGTCCAGCGTTTCATCCAGGGGCGTATCCGGATCGAAGTGGTGCAGGAGATAGAGATCGATATGATCCAGTCCGAGGCGTTTCAGTGAGCGGTCGATCTCCCGCATGATATGATAACGGGAGGTACCCTTATCGTTTGGCCCCGGCCCGATTTCGCTCCAGACCTTGCTGGTGATCACCAGGTTGTCCCGTTTGTCCTTCATGCCGGCCAGGGCCTTGCCGAGCACCTCCTCGCACCTGCCCCCGAAGTAGAAGTTGGCACAGTCGATGAAGTTGATTCCAAGATCCACCGCCGTTTCGATCGTGCGGATGCAGGTCTTCTCGTCCGTCTCGCCGGCCCAGAAACCTCGGAAAGCCGTGCCAAGGCAGATGGGAGACACGCGCACGCCGCAACGTCCAAGTTGGCGGTATTCCATATAAACTCCGGAGAATCTGTTCCTTACGTACCCGCAGGTGTCCCGTGCCGGAACAGGCGCGCATTCAGGATTTCCACGAACATCGAAAACGCGATGGCGACAAGCAGGTACTCATTTTCGAAATCCAACCCGGACAAATCCAGGACAAACTTCAGGCCGATCAGGGCCAGTGCGCCGATTGCCAGCGTCTTGATTCGACTTCCGCGCAACCGCATGTTCACGAACTCCACGATTACACTGAAGGCGATCGCGGTGTACAGATAGGCCTTCTCGACGTGGATGTCCACGCCTTCCAGCATGAGCGCTATTCCGATCAGTACCAGGAAGCTCAGCGCCAGCAGTTTGACACTCGGATAGGCGTCCACGAATTCGCCGATCGTCCGGGCAGCCAGCATCATGACCAGGATGGCGATCACGATCGCGAGCACCATGACGGGCAAGTAGTCCGCCGCCATGCCGACGGCCACGATGACGGAATCCAGCGAGAAAATGATGTCCATCAGTGCGATCTGGATCAGGATACCGGCATAGGAACTCGCGCGGAACGTATGTTCCGGCTCCGCGTGTACATGAAACATATGGCGGATTTCATGCACCGCTTTGACGAGCAGGAACAGGCCGCCGACCAGCATGATGATGTCGCGGCCCGATATCTCCTCGTTAAACATCGTAAACAGCGGGTGGGTAAGACGGACGATCCAGGTGAGGGTAAACAGGAGGCAGAGCCGCGTGATCATGGCCAGCGCAAGGCCATAGATCCGGGCCCGTTGCCTCCGGTGGGCTTCCAGGCGGCCGACCAGGATCGTGATGACGACGATGTTATCGATGCCGAGTACGATCTCGACACTCGCGAGGGTCGCAAGGAGGATCCAGGCCTCGGGCTCGTAAATCCAGGACATCATGCTTGGCAGGCCGCCTTGATCATGCGTAACGGGTGATTCGGACAAAAGCTACTTAATATAGCGGAACGGCATTAAATTAAAAGCACAAACTTGGTTGGCTCAACAGGTGGTGCATTCCTGCAATTTTCTTGACAGAAACCGACCCGCCGGCGTTTATGACATAGTTTGATTCCCTCATCCGGTATAACATCGTACAAGAGCCATCCGGCCATGAAAGAAAGCGGATCAGTAGCCGCATCTCCAATCAGTCTCATCGACTGCGACCTGCACCACGGTGTCGTGGAAATCGGAGACCTCTTCCCTTATCTCCCCGGTCATTACGTGGAATACGTGAAGGACTTCGGGTCCATGATGCCCGGCCTTGTTTATACCAATCTTCCGAAGGGCGGCTGCCGGGCCGAACTCTGGGAACACACCGAAACCCATCCCAGCAGCAACATCGAACTGGCCCGCAAGCACCATCTCGATGAATACGGCATCGATGTCGCCCTGTTGACCGGGGTAACAGTGTACGGAGCGGCGGTGCACCCGGACGCCGACTTCGGCGCCGCCATGTGCCGGGCCTTCAACGACTGGACCCTGGAGACCTGGATCAAGGCGGACGGGCGGTTCCGGGCGTCGGCAGCGATCGCGCCGT
This Gemmatimonadota bacterium DNA region includes the following protein-coding sequences:
- a CDS encoding 4Fe-4S binding protein — encoded protein: MSTSPAGTTLIDPETISYFYDEETEGFGEPASEAEVPKNPGRMISAGVIGLGFLALAVSLLGPPLSGTWAPFLLSFGLLSAGTIGYVWFAYKDTVPGIKHDGIMFGNTSHRGAIAWALGIALTGFYVVLYWWPEYLARAIALVEPLSLVLAGQPANQWFLYGFLYTMAVVLFGFRMFMRYRHNRYHIIRTISVMFFQLVLAFVLPQFLRALNEPEFYFSYFWPLKYDYLFPGTVDYLVNSPGALGSFMVFWGVVCSFIATPVLTYFYGKRWYCSWVCGCGGLAETLGDPWRHLTPKSTVSWKIERAIIYAVLLLIILTTAVLWVSSTSPGALSAISAPLKQWYGFYIGAVFAGVIGVGFYPVLGNRVWCRFGCPMAAVLGIIQRFFSRFRITTNGGQCMSCGNCTTYCEMGIDVRAYAERGENIVRSSCVGCGVCSAVCPRGVLKLENGMSYADRYPGSDKPL
- a CDS encoding aldo/keto reductase, whose protein sequence is MEYRQLGRCGVRVSPICLGTAFRGFWAGETDEKTCIRTIETAVDLGINFIDCANFYFGGRCEEVLGKALAGMKDKRDNLVITSKVWSEIGPGPNDKGTSRYHIMREIDRSLKRLGLDHIDLYLLHHFDPDTPLDETLDAMNDVVRQGKARYIGMCNYTAAQVVEALWVADKHGFATPVCLQNHYNLIHRSGVETEILDRCRQHGLGMMTYSPIAVGLLSGRCRRGENPPAGSIWAKDIERFRKVMTPGVDQLIATLIDVATELGRTPAQVAFAWILDHSEVTAAMTGPDLPEHVEEVCGGVGWNLPAETRSKLDVASAPDRLGQVE
- a CDS encoding hemolysin family protein → MTDLIIVLLLVAFNGFFVAAEFALVKIRLSEIEVLAKDGSRTAQIVRNILHSLDTYLSSCQLGVTLGSLGLGWFSERTVATLLEPLVLSLGFSAESSHLIAIPIAFVIMTFLLITAGELVPKFVALQKYRQVALAIGIPLVVFYKVFRPFIWLLNVSANLMLRCLGIRISNEQGGSITEPELRMTLVTMVAGGQVSRRERRIMENVLDLEEKVARRYMLPRNQIVYLNQNDEKETKLRVVAESGHTRFPLCNEDLDQIVGIIHVKDLFRNLFDEQGVSSLEEIARDPLFLPETIRLDALLLEFQRRNTMLAVLVDEFGTVSGMITLENVLEELVGPIQDEFDSEAPLIVRTGPHRFEVEASCPIDQVIRACGLELPDELTSDTMGGVMIELLGHIPRQGEQVRAGAHLMTALRVEPTRVQRLRIDRMAGSEENEAGDS
- a CDS encoding AbgT family transporter — translated: MNTDNQHQPPYTGATGSGGFLDIIERVGNRLPDPATLFLIGALFIVVLSDIAARGEWTVVQRLPEQVVREDGSTGVEWRENGKTFKSTSLLTRDGLFWVVGNMVENFMRFPPLGVVLVGMLGIGVAERTGMIGALLKAFMLAVPGKLLTPAMVFIGIMSSMTLDAGYVILPPLAAALYKAVGRSPLAGLAAVFAGVSAGFNANLFVTGLDPLLAGLSAAGAQTIDAAYQVAATCNWYFMIASTVVMTLAGWFVTAWFVERRLAGKSPEEGGPAPASSEEPDEHALTALEKRGMVRASLAFCVVLSAIVFMILWPGAPLYGTGNLFDRWVEAIVPLLLFCFLLPGIVYGISVGVIKNDKDAARLLIETIATMAPIIVLAFFAAQFIAYFQYSGLGQMLAMAGGQALGQAQMPAWMLMIAFILVTLVFNLLIGSMSAKYALFAPIFIPMFMMVGISPELTQAAYRIGDSVSNTITPLNPYLVIILVFMRQFVPKGGMGTLISTMLPYTVVFAIIWTLLLVAWMAMGMPLGPAGGLVYVP
- a CDS encoding FAD/NAD(P)-binding oxidoreductase, translating into MIIGNGVTGVTAATRLRQLQPDWKITLVSGESAYHYSRPALMYIFMGHMTYEATKPFEDRFWRDQRLDLVRDWVTGIDIDDKQLVLHRSGRLPYDRLLIATGAKSNKFGWPGQDLEGVQGLYNLKDLRQLYKNVERAKRAVIVGGGLIGIELAEMLHSRHIHVTFLIREASYWCNILPMEESGMINRLIEEQGIGLIRETNLKEIVDDGTGRVEAVVTEFDDRIECQVVGLTPGVSPNTDLVKSTPIETSRGVLVDHSFRTNIPDIYAAGDCAEIVSRNGGRSLIQQVWYTGKKQGKVAGEVLAGEKIEYDPGIWYNSAKFFDLEYQTYGMILSTPQPGEQHLYWEHPSHRHAVRVVGADGCIKAFNFMGIRARHEVCERWIAERRSVAYVLDHLEVANFDPEFFVRHETEIVSSLKEQLA
- a CDS encoding TIGR01777 family oxidoreductase, whose amino-acid sequence is MTILITGGSGLIGRRLIPSLEEQSHRVIRLVRSRDLVGENAAFWSTSEGIFHWDESGGIDAVVHLAGESILGRWTRAKKDRIRDSRVDTTRKLCAFLAGMTSPPSVLVAASATGCYGNRGEEPLGEESPSGDGYLPEVCRQWEAATEPVRDAGVRVVNLRIGMVLTPEGGALAAMHTPFRLALGGKVGDGRQYMSWITRDDLISIIHFALESGDLSGPVNAVSPQPVTNAEFTRILGRVLHRPTLFSIPAFVVRLLFGQMGRDLLLASARVIPERLQKADFEFRHPGLENALNDLLRTRPTK
- a CDS encoding SRPBCC family protein, whose translation is MHVYRLRRTQILPVSLDTAWDFLCRPEHLRDLTPPGVGLTVTSDLPDRMYPGLIITYRLGLYSMFYFNWVTEITQAEPLRYFIDEQRSGPYKFWHHEHRLRSTEHGVEMTDLIHYALPFGFLGRMVHAAIVKNQLNAIFDYRREVLSEKFGGPVR
- a CDS encoding amino acid permease, producing MDAAAWRNNLYPQYMAIPSDQKEKTGLVRQLGLFDTTMIIIGIVIGSGIFLTTGLMAREIPSATLILLAWLFGGLHALAGALAYGELGAAMPRAGGQYVYLREAYGPFCGFLFGWVSFTMYLTGIIAALGVGFAEYAGYFIPSIGMANVFYETEIAFPGWTFQYVLSAGHLTALILVVLLTVVNYRGVTFSKYITNVSSVIKIAALGLFILFGLWSGSSQPIDFRVNAQGIDFGTLMVAFGVALIAVSWSFAGWEEVTFVAGEAREPARNLPRALVLGTASVTVVYLLVNYIYLKALPVGEMAGVVRVGEAAANVLFGEIGAVLLSAAIVISIVGALNASVLVGPRVYFAMARDGLFFRRAGLVHPRYRTPGQAVIFQAAWACVLTLSGTFEDLITFVTFANLMLWIAGAAAVFTLRRKRPDLPRPYKTWGYPAVPLLFIAGSAGILVNMLFETPVESIAGLALTALGIPAYLFLRRRTRAAS